From the Actinopolymorpha singaporensis genome, the window TGCGGCTGGACCCGGCGGCTGTGCCCGGGCCGAGGGGGCTGTTCGCGGAGGTGGCCGGGCTGGTGCTCACCACCGACCCGGCCCGCACCCGGCTGCTCGACCCGGACCCGGTTGGCGTACAGCCCGCGAGTGTCGCCGGCCTTGGGGACAGGCGGGGCGACCACGACAGGAACGACGACGACGGCGACGACGACAGGGGCGACGGCGACGGCGAGCCGTCCGGCCGGGCCGGTGAGCGCGTCGGAGGCACGTCCCGGGACACTGGCCGCGGCAGCCGCCATGCCTGAGCCGCTCGCGCCGACCCGGCGAGCCGTCCTGCGCGCGGCGGCCCTGACCCCGCTGGCCGTAGCCGCCACGGGCTGCGGCGGGTCCACCGTCCTCGGCGACCGCCCCACGGTTCGGGTCGCCGTGAGCTGGAGCGCGGGTGAGCTGGGGGCGTTCCGCGACGTGCTGGCCGGGCTGAACCACCTGCCCGGCTTCGGGCCGATGACCTACGACGTGACGCCGGTGCCGTTCGGGGACGACATCGGGACCGCGCCGGCGGCGCGCGGCGCGGGACGGCTGGACCTCGTGATGCTGCCGCTTCCGGGTGAACTGCGCCGCCACCTGGACACGCTGGCGCCGATCCCCACCGACCTGTGGCCGGACTCCCCCGTCGGGTCGGCCGGGTCCGCCGCTCGATACGCACCAGTGTGGCGGTCGCTGCTGTTCGCGGCCGGCCCGCGCGCGAACGGTCCCGGCCGCCTCCTGCCGTACGGCCTGCCGTTCAAGATGTCGAACAAGTCGGCGGTGTGGTACGACCGCGACCTGTTCCGCCGCCTGCACCTGCGGCCGCCGAGCACCTGGGCCCAGTGGCTGCGGCTCAACCAGGCCCTGCGGTCGGCAGGCCGGCGCCCCCTCGCCCTCGGCGTGGCCGACGGGTGGTCGCTCACCGACTTCTTCGAGAACGTCCTGGTCGGCACCTCGCCCTCGACGTACGAGCGACTGGCCCGCGACCCCGCACACCGGCCCGCCCTGTGGGGCAGCGCACCCGTGCGGGCGTGCCTGCGCCGCCTGGCCGACCTGTGGAGTCCGGCCGGAACACTGGCCGGCGGCGTGACCGGGTCGCTGGTCCGGCAGTTCCCCGAGGCAGTGCTGGAGGTGTTCGGCTACCACCGGGCCGCGATGGTGGTGGTGGCCGACTACGCCGAGCCGTACGTACGCCGGTTCGCCACAGGTGACGGCGACAACTCCCCCGGCAGGTCCTCCTCCGGCAGGCTCCCCGCCGGCCACGGATCGGTGCGCGGGTCCGGCGGCACCGACGACCCGGGCCGCATCGGGGTGTTCCGCTTCCCGCGGATGTCGTCCGACCTGCCTGCGCCGCTGGTCGCCGGCGGCGACGTCATGGTGCTCACCCGGCCCGCCGGTCCGAACGCTGTCGACCTGCTCCGCCGGCTCGCCCACCCGCTCGCCCCACGTCCGTGGATCGCGAGTACGGGCGGCTTCATCGCCGCGGACCACGACACGCCCGCCGGCTCGTACTCGCCGCAGGCCGCACCCCTCGCGGCCGAACTGCGCACCGGCACCTTCCACTTCGACCTGTCCGACCAACTCGGCGCGGTCGGTTCCCGGGAAGGCATGTGGCGGGCGCTGAAGGACTTCCTGGTCGACGTGTCGCCGGAGCACGACGGCGGCGAGGGCCGGACCGTGGACGCGGCCGTCGAGCGGTTCGTCGCCCGGATGCGGCTGGCCGAGGAGCGCGAGCGGGCGTCCGACCCCGAGGACCCCGAGGACCCCGGAGACACCGGAGACCCCGGAGACCCCGGAGACCCCGGCGGCACGTCCCGGGACACCGGCACCGGGACCGGAGGCGGCCGATGGTGATCCACAGTCACCGCGGCCTGCGGCTGGAGGTCACCAGCCGGCCGATGTCCGGCCCGCTCGTCCCCGGCGGCCGCGGCTTCGCCGGGTTGTACGCAGCCCTGCTCGTGGCGGCCGCCACGCTCCTGGTCGCGCTGCTGGTGGTCCCGACGCTCCTCACCGCCGGCTCGGCGCTCGGGTCGCCGCGCCGGCCGCACCTCGGGTACCTCGCCCAGGTGTTCACCGACGGGGACTCCCGACGGGCTTTCCTGAACACCATCGGCTGGCTGGTGGTGGCGCTGGCACTGGTGCTGGTCGGCTTCTGGATCGCGCTGCTCAGCCGGCGGCTCGGCCGCTGGTCGGTGGCTTTCCTCAACGTGCTGATGTTGCCGTTCGGCCTGTCCGCACTGGCGTCCGGCGCGGCCTTCCGGATCATCTTCGACCCCGCACCCGAACGCGGAACCGCCACCGCCATGCTGACCTACCTCTTCGGCGGCAGCCCGGTCTGGCTCGGCCCGTGGTGGGTCTGGTGGGTGCTGGTGTCGGCGTTCGCCTGGACCTGGCTCGGCTTCGTGGTGTCGTTGTTCCGGGCCGGCCTGGAGGCGATCCCGCCCGAACTCATCCGCCGCGCCCGGTTGCAGGGACCGACCGGCCGACTGGACGGCGTGTGGCGACTTCAGTGGCGGATGCTCCGGCCGGTCACCGCGGTCATCGTCCTCACCCTCCTCGTCGCGGCCGCCCGGATCTTCGACCTGGTGCTGATCGTGGTGCCGGTGCCGATGCAGGACGAGGTGGACGTGGTGTCGGTGCGCTGGTGGCGGCTCACCACGTCGGCCACGGAGCAGGGCGAACCCGCAGCGATCGCGCTCGTCCTGCTCGCGGTGGTGGCCGCAGCCGCACTGGGCGCCCGCAAGGGAATGCGCATCCCGCACGGCGTGCCCCAGCCGCCTCCGCCGTGGTGGCGCCGCCAGTTGCTGGCCGGCTGGCGGCGCCGCGTCCCGTGGCTGAGCGCCACGGTCGGGATCGCGGTCAGCCTGCTGTGGGCGTTCCCGTTGTTCGTACTCCTGGCGACCGCGATCCGCGCACCGGGCGACGCCGGCATGCTCGGCTGGTGGCAGCCCGTGGGCCACCTGCTCAGCCTCGCCTCGCTGGCGGAGGTGTGGAACGCCGGACTGCCCGGCGCGCTGCTCGGAACCCTCGGCGTGGCCACCGGCTCCGCGCTGCTCGTGGTGAGCATCGCGGTGGTACCCGCACATGCGCTCGCGGCCGGGGTCGTACGCGGCCGGGCGCTCACCGTCGTCCTGGCCGTCCTCAGCGTCCTGGCCGTGCTGCCGGTGCAGATGTACGTGGGTCCGCTGCGCCAGGCGTTCACCGCGGTAGGCCTGACGGGCTCACGGCTGCCGCTGGTCCTGATGCACGCCGCGGCCGGGCTGCCGTTCGCCATCCTGCTGCTGCGGGCGGCGCTGTCCGCGGGCAACGAGGGCCGCTACGCCGACGCGTTCGGCGGCCTGACCGGCTACCGCACCGGGGCGACCCGCGTGTGGCGTACCACCGGGCCGGCGCTGGTGGCGGTGGCGGTGGTGGAGTTCGTCCTGGTGTGGGACGACTTCATCGTGAGCTTCCTGGTCAGCGGCCCGGGCGCCAGCCCGCTCACGCTCGTGCTGTGGGGCGAGGCGCGGCAGTTCGCCACCTCGACCGGGCCGGTCGCCGCGGCGGCGGTCGTCTCCGCGGCAGTGCCGTCGATCCTCCTGCTGCTGACCTGGCGGCGCTGGGTGGTCCCCGGCCTCACCGGCGGGGTGTTGCGATGAGCGGGGTGCTGCGATGAGCGGGGTGCTGCGATGAGTACGCCGCCGGTGGACGACCGGCCACCGAGCGCTCTGCCGGAGACCGGCACCGCTTCGGCCGGGCCGGGTCAGGGCCCGGGCGGCCCTCCGTCGGGCCCCGGCTACCAACCGGGCTCGGTGCGACCACCCGAACGCGCCGTCCCCGCCGAGGTCACCGATCTCGGCGGCCCAGAGCCGTGGATGCTGCGCCGCCCGCGTTCGGGTCCGCTCCACTTCCTCCTGCGCAGCACCAGCGCGATCGCCCTGGCACTGCTCAGCGGCGTGGCGGTGAACGTCCTCACCGACGTGTGGAACACCAGTCCCCTCGGCACCGACCTCAACGGCGCGGTGCGGACCGGACTGGTGGTGGTGCTGGTCGGTGTCGGACTGGTCACCGTGATCCTCCGGGTGCTCGAGCGGCGGCGCGCCCAGGCCGCCGGCCGGGGCAGGGAGCCGGCGCTGGTCGCCCCGGGTACGCCCATCCGGCCCGCCTGGCACCGGGCCAGGCCGGTGCTGGACGACCGGGACGCCGCCGTCGCGCACGGGGTCCGCGCCCTGCGCGAGCACGGTGTCGCCGCGATCGTCGGCGAGCCCGGCACCGGCACCTCGGCGGTGGCCGACGGCGTCGTGCACGCCCTCCTTGAGCTGGGCACCATCCGGGCCGGCCAGGTCGCGCCGTTCGACCTGCGCGGCTGGGCGTGGGAGCCGGACAGCCCGCTGACCCTGGCGAGCCATCTGCTGCCGGCGTTCGGGCAGACCGCGCCGACGTCGGACGCCGACCTGCCGGAGGCGGCCCGCCGGCTGCACGGCGTACTCACCGAACGCCGGGTACTGCTGGTGCTGGACAACCTCACCGCGACCAGCCAGCTGGAGTGGCTGGCACCGGTGCTGTCCGCCCGGCCGCGCGAACCCCGGCTGCTCGTGGTCGGGCGGCCGGGGCTGGCCGAGCTGTTCGAGCCGTTCGAGGGGGGCGAGCCCGCAGTGCCGTATCAGGCGGCCCACGTCGGCCCGGCCGACCAGTCCGCTGGTCCCGACGGCGACGGAACGCCCGTCCGGCCGTACGAAGTGGTGACGCTGGCGCCGGTGGGCATCGAGACCCTCCGCGCGGTCTGGGTGGCCGCGGGCGGACCGAGCGACCTGCCCGGTGGCTGGCTGGACCGCGTACTCCCCCGCTGCGGCGGCCTCCCCAAGGCAGCACACGACCTCGCCCGCGAGTTCACCCGTCCGGGCGCACCGTGGACGCCGGAGGAACTCCTCAGCGCGTTCGGCGCGTTCCGCGCCAAGTCCTGCCGGCCCGGGATGGAGGCGGTCTGGACCGCGATCCTGGAACGCACGGGGGACAGCCTGTCCCGGCGCGGCAGGTTGCTGCTGGGCGCGCTGGCCGAGCTCTCGGTGACAGAGCTCACCGTGGAGGCCATCGAGGCGGTACGCGGCAGCCTGGACGACCTGATCGAGATCCTGGAACGCGGGGAGGACCCCCTACCGGGCAGGCAGGTCGAGCCCCCACCCGATCCGGTCGCCGAACTGCGTGACCGCCGGCTCATCCGGGAGACCGCGGCCGGGCGGTACCGTCTGCCGGACGAGATTCGGACGGTGGTCCGCGCACTGGGAAACTCCTCAGAGGGCGCTCCGGGCGCGGCGGTGGCCCGGCAGGCACTCGTCCGCCACTACGCAACCCTGGCCCACACCTGGATGCGGGCGCTGGACTCCCCTCGTGGCGCCGCGGCGGCGGCCCGGTGGTTCGAGACGACGGAGCCACTGCTGGACGCACTGCTGGCGGGCGCTCCACGCGACGAGGAGCCCGGGCTCGATGCAGCAACGGCCACAGGATGGGGCGCGAGTTCCGGGCGCGGACCGGATGCCGGGCACGGAATCGGCCTGGGTGCCGGTGGGCGTGCAGGTCCGGGTGCCGGTGCGGGTGCGGGTCTGGGTTCCGGCCTGGTCGACGACCTCTGCGCCCTCGCCGACGCCCTGGACTGCTGGCGCGCCCGGACCGGCCGGCCCGGCGACCCGGGCGGACAGCCCGCGGAGTTCGTCCGCGTCCTGCGACGGTCGCGGCGGCCGGACCTCGCCCAGCTCGCCGGGATCCGGCACGCCGCCGCACTGCGCCAGGCGGGACGGCTGGCCGAGGCGGAGAGCGAACTCACGCGGGTCGCGCACACCCGGCTGCCGGTCCGCAACCGCAGGTACGCCTCCGCCCTGCAGGCACGCCGGCACCACGAGACCGCGCTGCACCTGCTGGCACTGGCCGCCGCCACCGACGATCCGACCGCCGCGGGAGTACGACTGCGCGACGCCGAGCAGGAGCTCTACCTGTGCTGGGCCGCACTGCCGGTTCGGGACGTGTCCGGCGAGGTGACCACGCTGCTGACGATGGCGGAGGTCCACCTGCGCCAGGGACTGCCCGACCGGGCGCTGGACCGGCTTGACCTGGCCGAGCTTCGGGCCGCCGACAGCGCCGACCCGAGTGGACTGGCGTACACCCACGAACTCCGCGGCGTCGCCGCCTGGATGCAGGGCAGGTCCCCGGCGGCGGTCGTTCGCTGGCAGCGCGCGCTCACCGGGTTCCGCCAGATCGCCGACACCACCGGCCAGGCCAGGTGCCTGCAGCACCTCGGCTCGGCCGTGCTGGTCGCCCCCGAGCTGACCGGGCTGTTGCTGGAGGAACGCCGCCGCCCGCACGACGAGGTGGCAGCGGCCCGGCAGGCGCAGGTCTGGCTGGAACGCAGCCGGCGGCTGCGCAGCGGGCCACCGACCGCGGTGGCCGAGGGGTACCTCACGCTGGCACGTCGGCACGCCCGCCGCGGCGGTGTCGTGTCGCCGCCCGGGCCGGAGGAACTCCCCTCCGATCCGCAGCCGCCGCGGCCGGAGTCCGTGCCGGCCACCCGGATCGGCCGGTTCCTCGCCGGCTTCGGCCGCCGTACCTCCTCCCCCCACTGAACCTCGGAGCCTGCGGCCGGTCCCGGCACCGGCTTCACCATCGCGGTACCGCAGCCATACTCGGACCCGTGACGTTCTCCGCGGACACCCCATCCGAGCCCGAAGCCGCCACCAGCCGGCGGGACGACCTCACCCGGATCCTGGAGGGCCGGCTGGGGCCCGGCGCGCCCGACTGGGTCTACCTCCCTGTCGACGTTCCCCGCGGCGTCGCCGAACTCGCCGTCCGCTACGAGTACGACCGGCCCGCCACCCCGCCCGGCGTACCCGGGAACGCACTCGACATCGGCGTCTTCGACCCGCGCGGGCACCGCGGCGGGGACCCGGCCGGGTTCCGCGGCTGGTCCGGCGGCGCCCGCGACGCGTTCGTCATCTCCGCCTCCGACGCCACCCCCGGCTACCTGCCGGGACCGATCCAGCCCGGGACCTGGCACGTCGCGCTCGGCCCCTACACTGTCGCGCCGCAGGGCCTCGCCTACCGGGTCGAGGTGACGTTGCGTCCCGGCGAGCCCGGTGAACCGTTCGTTCCGAACCCCGCCCCGCTCCGAGCGACCGGTCGTGGGCCGACGTGGTACCGGGGCGACCTGCACACGCACACCGTCCACTCCGACGGCGTACGGGAACCGGCCGAACTCGTCGCCGCCGCACGGTCGGCCGGCCTGGACTTCGTCGTCTCGACCGAGCACAACACGACCTCGGCCCACGGCGTCTGGGGCCACCACGTGCCGGAAGACCTGCTGGTCGTCAATGGCGAGGAGGTCACCACCCGCAACGGCCACCTGGTGGTGGCGGGCCTGCCGGCGGGTACCTGGATCGACTGGCGGTTCCGGGCCGTCGACGGCGTGCTCCACCGGGTCGCGGAGGCGCTGCACGGGTTCGGCGGACTGGCGATCGCGGCCCACCCGTTCTGCCCGTACGTCGGCTGTGCCTGGAAGTTCGGCTTCGCCGAGGTGGACGCGGTGGAGGTGTGGAACGGCCCGTGGACGCCCGACGACGAGGTGTCGCTGCGGCAGTGGGACGCGGCCCTGGTCGCAGGCGGCGCGGGCCTCGACGGCGGACGGTGGCTGCCCGCCGTCGGCAGCAGCGACACCCACGCCCACGGCGACACGGTCGGACTCGGCCAGACGGTGGTGTGGGCTGAGGACCTCAGCCGGGACGCGATCCTCGCCGGCGTGCGCGCGGGCCGCAGCTACGTCGCGGAGTCGGCCGCCGTGGAGGTGACCTTCCAGGCGACCGGCGCCGGCCGGACCGCCGGCATCGGCGAGCGGCTGCCCGTCGGGTCCGACGCGCCGGTGGAACTCGCGGTGACGGTACGCGGCGTCGAGAGCGGGTTCGTCCGCTTCGTCTCCGACGAGGGAACCCTCGCCCAGCTGCCGCTGCCGACGCCCACCGGGACGGGTTCGAGGCCGGCTCCGGCGGGCGACTCTCGACCCGAGGTCGACGGTCAAGCTGAGGTCGAGGTCGAGGCTGGGACAGAGCAGGGCGAGGCCGCCCAGGTCACGTGGACCACCACCGCCGCGGTCTCGAAGTACGTCCGTGTGGAGGTACGCCACACCTCCTCCCAGCCGACCGTCTTCGAGGGCATGGCGGCGTTCACCAACCCGATCTTCCTCGGCGTGGACCACCCGGCGGAGCGGCACTGAGCCTCACCGGGAGCCGGCGCGGCCACATCGGGAACGACGACGGCCCCACCGGTGCGGACACGAGGTCCGCCCCGGTGGGGCCGTCAAAGGCTCGACAGCCGTCAGCTACGCCGACCCGCCGGTAAGGGACAGGTCGTGCGGTTGGACTCAGTGGAAGGAGTCGCCGCAGGCGCAGGAGCTGGTGGCGCTGGGGTTGTCGATGGTGAAGCCCTGCTTCTCGATGGTGTCGACGAAGTCGATCACCGCACCCTGCAGGTACGGAACGCTCATCCGGTCGACGACCACACCGACGCCCCCGAACTCACGGACCGTGTCGCCGTCCAGGTCGCGCTCGTCGAAGAAGAGCTGGTAGCGCAGACCCGAACAGCCACCGGGCTGCACGGCGAGGCGCAGACGAAGATCGTCCCGACCCTCCTGCTCGAGGAGGCTCTTGACCTTCGACGCGGCCGCGTCGGTGAGCACCACGCCGTCGGCCTGCTGGTCCTGCTGGGTCACGTCGCCCTGAATGGTCATCCTTCGGACTCCCGTGGTTGTCCCGGAGATAGTTGTCGCAGGCTCAACGCCTGCGGGGGCACCGTACATTCCGATGCACTCGTCCATGGTCGCATAGTTCGGCCGGTACGACGTCCATCGGGACCTCGAAGGGCCTCAGCGTGACCAGGTTCGCGCCACCCGCCGGGCCAGCTCGACCAGACTGTCCCGTGGCGCGCCGAGAGCCCGCTCCCGGCCCACGAGTTCCACCAGCGAATAGGCGGATTCGACGCCCATCGTCCGCATTTCCCGGATTCCGACCAGCACCTGCCCGGCCAGTACTACGCAGGGCCGGATCGCGTCCCCGGCCACCGCCGCGACGCCGGAGACCACCTTGCCGCTGGCCGACTGGAAGTCGAAGGACCCCTCACCGGTGAGCACCAGGTCCGCCGCCCGCGCCCGCTCCGGCAGCCCCACCGCGGCCGAGATCGTCTCGATGCCGGGCACCCGGGTGCCACCGAGCAGCAACACCGCGTAGCCGAGACCGCCGGCAGCGCCGGCGCCCTTCGCGTCGGCCAAAGACCGGTCGGCCCGGTCGGCGAAATGTTCCAGGGCCGCGTCCAGGGTGACCCGGCGTTCCTCCGCGACACCCTTCTGCGGGCCGAAGACGTTCGTCGCACCTCGCAGGCCCAGCAGGGGGTTGTCGACGTCGCTGGCGGCGAGGACCTCGACTCCGGCGAGCCGCGCCCGGGCGGGCGCTAGGTCGAGCGCCGTCACCCCGGCCAGTGCCGCGCCTCCGGACGCCAGGGCCCCGGCCGGCTGCGCGGTCGCACCGAGCGCGGCGAGCAGG encodes:
- a CDS encoding ABC transporter substrate-binding protein — protein: MPEPLAPTRRAVLRAAALTPLAVAATGCGGSTVLGDRPTVRVAVSWSAGELGAFRDVLAGLNHLPGFGPMTYDVTPVPFGDDIGTAPAARGAGRLDLVMLPLPGELRRHLDTLAPIPTDLWPDSPVGSAGSAARYAPVWRSLLFAAGPRANGPGRLLPYGLPFKMSNKSAVWYDRDLFRRLHLRPPSTWAQWLRLNQALRSAGRRPLALGVADGWSLTDFFENVLVGTSPSTYERLARDPAHRPALWGSAPVRACLRRLADLWSPAGTLAGGVTGSLVRQFPEAVLEVFGYHRAAMVVVADYAEPYVRRFATGDGDNSPGRSSSGRLPAGHGSVRGSGGTDDPGRIGVFRFPRMSSDLPAPLVAGGDVMVLTRPAGPNAVDLLRRLAHPLAPRPWIASTGGFIAADHDTPAGSYSPQAAPLAAELRTGTFHFDLSDQLGAVGSREGMWRALKDFLVDVSPEHDGGEGRTVDAAVERFVARMRLAEERERASDPEDPEDPGDTGDPGDPGDPGGTSRDTGTGTGGGRW
- a CDS encoding CehA/McbA family metallohydrolase is translated as MTFSADTPSEPEAATSRRDDLTRILEGRLGPGAPDWVYLPVDVPRGVAELAVRYEYDRPATPPGVPGNALDIGVFDPRGHRGGDPAGFRGWSGGARDAFVISASDATPGYLPGPIQPGTWHVALGPYTVAPQGLAYRVEVTLRPGEPGEPFVPNPAPLRATGRGPTWYRGDLHTHTVHSDGVREPAELVAAARSAGLDFVVSTEHNTTSAHGVWGHHVPEDLLVVNGEEVTTRNGHLVVAGLPAGTWIDWRFRAVDGVLHRVAEALHGFGGLAIAAHPFCPYVGCAWKFGFAEVDAVEVWNGPWTPDDEVSLRQWDAALVAGGAGLDGGRWLPAVGSSDTHAHGDTVGLGQTVVWAEDLSRDAILAGVRAGRSYVAESAAVEVTFQATGAGRTAGIGERLPVGSDAPVELAVTVRGVESGFVRFVSDEGTLAQLPLPTPTGTGSRPAPAGDSRPEVDGQAEVEVEAGTEQGEAAQVTWTTTAAVSKYVRVEVRHTSSQPTVFEGMAAFTNPIFLGVDHPAERH
- a CDS encoding HesB/IscA family protein, which codes for MTIQGDVTQQDQQADGVVLTDAAASKVKSLLEQEGRDDLRLRLAVQPGGCSGLRYQLFFDERDLDGDTVREFGGVGVVVDRMSVPYLQGAVIDFVDTIEKQGFTIDNPSATSSCACGDSFH
- a CDS encoding glycerate kinase, which gives rise to MAPVRVLIAPDKFAGTLTAVEAAQAMAAGWHDQAPDDEVVTVPMSDGGPGFVDVLSAALGGELLAVTVTGPLGEPTPATVLLHEGTAYVETSQACGLDLVPPGRRDPERATTYGVGELVAAALESGARRLVLGLGGSGTNDAGAGLLAALGATAQPAGALASGGAALAGVTALDLAPARARLAGVEVLAASDVDNPLLGLRGATNVFGPQKGVAEERRVTLDAALEHFADRADRSLADAKGAGAAGGLGYAVLLLGGTRVPGIETISAAVGLPERARAADLVLTGEGSFDFQSASGKVVSGVAAVAGDAIRPCVVLAGQVLVGIREMRTMGVESAYSLVELVGRERALGAPRDSLVELARRVARTWSR